One stretch of Pseudomonas azotoformans DNA includes these proteins:
- a CDS encoding sulfotransferase family 2 domain-containing protein yields MLQRLLWKLLPKPQRVFLLGRLSVVDRQAVNKSLSGYATLNPAFERHKCVFIHVPKCAGSSVCSALLDGRWPGHLPYYWYQQQFPEHCERSFKFAFVRDPLERAYSAYTYLRSNHMGGRDLHAQALVSSYRDFDHFVAGWLHPDNLRRQLHFAPQTDFLVDQVGHMAMDFLGRQESLEQDFRHLCERLGVTTFLPHLNISLGRRNEPVRDFCTLRTRRLVRRAYQRDYEVLGYE; encoded by the coding sequence GTTTTTGCTGGGGCGGTTGTCGGTAGTGGATCGCCAGGCTGTGAATAAATCCCTGTCTGGATATGCCACCCTCAATCCGGCTTTCGAACGACACAAATGCGTGTTTATCCATGTGCCCAAATGCGCGGGAAGCAGTGTTTGCTCGGCGTTGCTCGATGGGCGTTGGCCGGGGCACCTGCCGTATTACTGGTACCAGCAGCAATTTCCCGAGCACTGCGAGCGCAGCTTCAAGTTTGCCTTCGTGCGTGACCCGCTGGAGCGTGCCTACTCGGCCTATACCTACTTGCGCAGCAATCATATGGGCGGTCGTGACCTGCATGCCCAGGCGCTGGTTTCCAGCTATCGTGACTTTGATCACTTCGTCGCCGGCTGGCTGCACCCCGACAATCTGCGGCGCCAACTGCACTTTGCCCCCCAGACTGATTTCCTGGTGGATCAGGTGGGCCACATGGCCATGGATTTCCTGGGGCGCCAAGAGTCCCTGGAGCAAGACTTCCGGCACCTGTGTGAGCGTCTCGGCGTGACTACATTCCTGCCACATCTCAATATTTCACTGGGTCGGCGCAACGAGCCGGTCAGGGATTTCTGCACCCTGCGCACACGCCGACTGGTCCGGCGTGCCTATCAACGTGACTATGAGGTCCTGGGTTATGAATAG
- the cysC gene encoding adenylyl-sulfate kinase: MNSPSLVSGSASIRPFGLSLSAAARAALKHQQPCCVWLTGLSGSGKSTLANALEVRLNEQGRHTFVLDGDNLRTGLCNDLGMSDTARKENIRRIGEVARLMVDAGLIVIVSAISPFSADRATAKALFGPGQFFEVYISTPFDVCARRDPKGLYRAALEGRIKAFTGLDSPYEAPLCADCKINTDEVELADAVELILAVLFKK; this comes from the coding sequence ATGAATAGTCCGTCGCTTGTCAGTGGTTCTGCTTCCATCCGTCCCTTTGGCTTGTCGTTGTCGGCGGCTGCGCGGGCGGCGCTCAAGCACCAGCAGCCTTGTTGTGTATGGCTGACGGGGCTGTCCGGGTCGGGCAAGTCGACCCTGGCCAATGCCCTGGAAGTGCGGCTCAACGAGCAAGGGCGGCACACCTTTGTGCTCGATGGCGATAACTTGCGCACGGGGTTGTGCAACGACTTGGGCATGAGCGATACGGCGCGCAAGGAAAACATCCGGCGTATCGGCGAAGTGGCGCGGTTGATGGTGGACGCGGGATTGATCGTGATTGTTTCGGCGATATCTCCGTTCAGCGCCGACCGTGCGACCGCCAAAGCGCTGTTCGGGCCGGGGCAGTTCTTTGAGGTTTACATCAGCACGCCGTTTGACGTGTGTGCCCGACGCGACCCCAAGGGTTTGTACCGCGCGGCCCTGGAAGGGCGCATCAAGGCCTTCACCGGGCTGGACAGCCCTTATGAAGCGCCGCTATGCGCCGATTGCAAAATCAACACCGATGAGGTCGAGCTGGCTGACGCAGTCGAGCTGATTCTGGCGGTTCTGTTCAAAAAATGA
- the hldE gene encoding bifunctional D-glycero-beta-D-manno-heptose-7-phosphate kinase/D-glycero-beta-D-manno-heptose 1-phosphate adenylyltransferase HldE has translation MKLSMPRFDQAPVLVVGDVMLDRYWHGGTSRISPEAPVPVVKVEQIEDRPGGAANVALNIAALGAPASLVGVTGDDEAADSLANSLRGAGVRALFQRIAHQPTIVKLRVMSRHQQLLRIDFEEPFATDALALSGQVDQLLEGIKVLVLSDYGKGALKNHQELIQAAKARGIPVLADPKGKDFSIYRGASLITPNLSEFEAIVGGCADEHDLVTKGAALMADLDLGALLVTRGEHGMTLLRPGHPAMHLPARAREVFDVTGAGDTVISTLAASIAAGEELPHAVALANLAAGIVVGKLGTAAISAPELRRAIQRSEGSERGVLTIEQLLLAIDDARAHNESIVFTNGCFDILHAGHVTYLEQARAQGDRLIVAVNDDASVSRLKGPGRPINSVDRRMAVLAGLGAVDWVISFPEATPENLLAQVKPDVLVKGGDYSVDQVVGADIVSAYGGKVKVLGLVENSSTTAIVEKIRNNE, from the coding sequence ATGAAGTTGTCCATGCCGCGATTCGATCAAGCCCCTGTCTTGGTGGTCGGCGATGTCATGCTCGACCGTTACTGGCATGGTGGTACCTCACGGATTTCCCCTGAGGCGCCGGTGCCGGTCGTCAAGGTCGAGCAAATCGAAGACCGTCCAGGTGGCGCTGCCAACGTTGCCCTCAATATTGCCGCGCTCGGCGCCCCGGCCTCGCTGGTCGGCGTGACCGGCGACGACGAAGCCGCCGACAGCCTGGCCAACAGCCTGCGCGGTGCTGGCGTGCGTGCGCTGTTCCAGCGCATCGCCCACCAACCGACCATCGTCAAGCTGCGGGTGATGAGCCGTCACCAGCAATTGCTGCGTATCGATTTTGAAGAACCCTTCGCCACCGACGCCCTGGCCCTTAGCGGCCAGGTCGATCAGTTGCTTGAAGGTATCAAGGTGCTGGTGTTGTCCGACTACGGCAAAGGCGCCTTGAAGAATCACCAGGAACTGATCCAGGCCGCCAAGGCCAGGGGCATTCCGGTATTGGCTGATCCCAAGGGCAAGGACTTCTCGATTTATCGCGGAGCCAGCCTGATCACGCCCAATCTCAGTGAGTTCGAAGCCATCGTTGGCGGTTGCGCCGATGAGCACGACCTGGTGACCAAGGGCGCGGCGCTGATGGCCGACCTCGACCTCGGCGCCTTGCTGGTGACCCGTGGCGAGCACGGCATGACCCTGCTGCGCCCCGGCCACCCGGCGATGCACTTGCCGGCACGCGCCCGTGAAGTGTTCGACGTCACCGGCGCCGGTGACACCGTGATTTCCACCCTGGCTGCCTCGATTGCCGCCGGTGAGGAACTGCCCCACGCCGTGGCCCTGGCCAACCTGGCTGCGGGCATCGTGGTGGGCAAGCTGGGTACCGCTGCCATCAGCGCGCCTGAATTGCGCCGTGCAATTCAGCGCTCCGAAGGCTCGGAGCGGGGCGTGCTGACCATCGAGCAGTTGCTGCTGGCGATTGACGATGCTCGCGCTCACAACGAAAGCATCGTGTTCACCAACGGCTGCTTCGACATCCTGCACGCCGGTCACGTGACCTACCTGGAACAGGCCCGCGCCCAAGGCGATCGCCTGATCGTCGCGGTCAACGATGACGCTTCGGTCAGCCGCTTGAAAGGCCCTGGCCGTCCGATCAACAGCGTCGACCGGCGCATGGCCGTGTTGGCCGGTCTGGGGGCTGTGGACTGGGTGATCAGCTTCCCTGAAGCGACCCCGGAAAACCTGCTGGCCCAGGTCAAGCCGGACGTGCTGGTCAAGGGCGGTGACTATTCCGTCGACCAGGTCGTGGGGGCTGATATCGTCAGTGCCTACGGCGGTAAGGTCAAAGTGCTGGGCCTGGTCGAGAACAGCTCGACCACCGCCATTGTCGAGAAGATCCGCAACAATGAATAA
- a CDS encoding NAD-dependent epimerase/dehydratase family protein: MNKQVLVTGGAGFIGSHLVDALLAKGYGVRVLDNLSTGKRSNLPLNNPRVELLEGDVADAELVARAAVGAAAVVHLAAVASVQASVDDPVSTHQSNFIGTLNVCEAMRKAGIKRVVYASSAAVYGNNGEGASIDEATTKAPLTPYASDKLAGEHYFDFYRRQHGLEPVIFRFFNIFGPRQDPSSPYSGVISIFSERVQQGVPIAVFGDGEQTRDFMYVGDLVDLLVQAIEAPEAPLGAINVGWNRTTTLKDVLQALEDIVGKLPEVTYGPARSGDIRHSRANNQRLLASFTLPEPTPLKVGLEHLLKG; encoded by the coding sequence ATGAATAAGCAGGTTCTTGTCACCGGCGGCGCGGGCTTTATCGGCTCGCACCTGGTCGATGCGCTGCTCGCCAAAGGCTACGGTGTGCGGGTGCTGGATAACCTGTCCACCGGCAAGCGCAGCAACCTGCCGTTGAACAATCCGCGCGTCGAACTGCTGGAAGGCGATGTGGCCGATGCCGAGCTGGTCGCCCGTGCCGCTGTCGGCGCAGCCGCGGTGGTGCACCTGGCAGCGGTGGCCTCGGTGCAGGCGTCGGTGGATGATCCGGTCAGCACGCACCAGAGCAACTTCATCGGCACCTTGAATGTGTGCGAAGCCATGCGCAAGGCCGGTATCAAGCGCGTGGTTTATGCCTCCAGCGCTGCGGTATACGGCAACAATGGCGAAGGCGCTTCCATTGACGAAGCCACCACCAAGGCGCCGTTGACACCCTATGCGTCCGACAAGTTGGCCGGCGAGCACTACTTCGATTTCTACCGTCGCCAGCATGGCCTGGAGCCGGTGATCTTCCGCTTCTTCAATATCTTCGGGCCGCGCCAGGATCCGTCCTCGCCGTATTCCGGTGTGATCAGCATCTTCAGCGAGCGGGTGCAGCAGGGCGTACCGATTGCCGTGTTTGGCGATGGCGAGCAAACCCGCGACTTCATGTACGTGGGCGACCTGGTGGACTTGTTGGTGCAGGCGATTGAAGCGCCCGAGGCGCCATTGGGTGCAATCAATGTTGGCTGGAACCGCACCACGACGCTCAAGGATGTGCTGCAAGCCTTGGAAGACATCGTCGGCAAGCTGCCCGAGGTGACTTACGGGCCGGCCCGCTCCGGGGATATCCGGCATTCGCGGGCGAACAACCAGCGGTTACTGGCGAGTTTTACCCTGCCCGAGCCCACTCCTTTGAAGGTAGGCCTGGAGCACTTGCTCAAAGGCTGA
- a CDS encoding metal ABC transporter ATPase — translation MPRTLIRKNPSNFKTLPLHVEATPEGLSYQSVGMPLNFAQTLQRRKPVDVPDPERFALELANLGVSVRLTLHWQNKDYWVLVRQRRQDRGDVVLKLISGYVPAHELNLPLHTAIQEIAEECLLETPEGWLGGRFNDTWLPAPYASALHYREALPFRLSPLSGAARPVRCATTQLIERPRAYVHLPTASLQLIYDLRLEVPKEAKSLSLFHVDERLEGDQLVARLDRQRPDLYLMPLKDGQPLAELYTVKKDQLYPASTRGLYLAESFAQQEGWLVREERIRWKDWLRQQGLAEPEKESKLKRLAQRVLRKIVPKKKTKA, via the coding sequence ATGCCGCGAACGCTCATAAGAAAAAACCCCAGCAACTTCAAGACACTGCCGCTGCACGTCGAAGCCACCCCCGAAGGCCTGAGCTACCAGAGCGTCGGCATGCCGCTCAACTTTGCCCAGACCCTGCAACGGCGCAAGCCGGTCGATGTACCGGACCCCGAGCGTTTCGCCCTGGAGCTGGCCAACCTTGGCGTGTCGGTGCGCCTGACCCTGCATTGGCAAAACAAGGATTACTGGGTGCTGGTGCGCCAGCGCCGCCAGGACCGTGGCGACGTGGTGCTCAAGCTGATCTCCGGCTACGTGCCTGCCCATGAGCTGAACCTGCCGCTGCACACTGCCATCCAGGAAATTGCCGAAGAGTGCCTGCTGGAAACGCCGGAAGGCTGGCTGGGCGGGCGCTTCAACGACACCTGGCTGCCGGCGCCCTATGCCTCCGCGCTGCATTACCGCGAAGCCCTGCCCTTTCGTCTCAGCCCGCTGTCCGGTGCGGCTCGCCCGGTGCGCTGCGCCACCACCCAGTTGATCGAACGCCCGCGCGCCTACGTGCACCTGCCAACTGCCTCGCTGCAATTGATCTACGACCTGCGCCTGGAAGTGCCCAAGGAAGCCAAATCCCTGAGCCTGTTCCATGTGGACGAGCGCCTCGAAGGTGATCAACTGGTCGCCCGCCTCGACCGCCAGCGCCCGGACCTGTACCTGATGCCATTGAAAGACGGCCAGCCCCTGGCCGAGCTCTACACCGTCAAGAAAGACCAGCTGTACCCGGCGAGCACGCGGGGTTTGTACCTGGCGGAAAGCTTCGCCCAGCAGGAAGGCTGGCTGGTGCGTGAGGAGCGGATTCGCTGGAAGGACTGGCTGCGCCAGCAAGGCCTGGCTGAGCCTGAGAAAGAGTCGAAATTGAAGCGCCTGGCCCAAAGGGTGCTGCGCAAGATCGTACCCAAGAAAAAAACCAAGGCCTGA
- a CDS encoding aldo/keto reductase, which produces MSLPTLHDLHRPLGSTGLLVSPLGLGTVKLGRDQGVKYPSSFQIPADDEARMLLRQARELGINLIDTAPAYGMSEERLGPLLRGQRKDWVIVSKVGEEFENGASSHDFSAAHTRVSIERSLKRLETDFIDLVLVHSDGNDLHILNDCEVYQTLAALKQEGKIRGFGFSGKTVEGGMKALEQGDCAMVTYNLNEQAEKTVIEYAAAHGKGILVKKALASGHVCLEPGMDPIRASFMLLFAQTGVASAIVGTINPLHLAHNVATAAQVIRQL; this is translated from the coding sequence ATGAGCCTGCCTACCCTGCACGACCTGCATCGCCCCTTGGGCAGCACTGGCCTGTTGGTGTCACCGCTGGGCCTGGGCACCGTCAAGCTGGGCCGCGACCAAGGGGTGAAATACCCCAGCAGCTTCCAGATCCCCGCTGACGACGAAGCGCGCATGCTGTTGCGCCAGGCCCGCGAACTGGGCATCAACCTGATCGACACTGCGCCAGCCTACGGCATGAGCGAAGAACGCCTGGGGCCGCTGCTGCGCGGCCAGCGCAAAGATTGGGTGATCGTCAGTAAAGTCGGCGAAGAGTTTGAGAACGGTGCGTCGAGCCACGACTTCAGCGCGGCCCACACCCGGGTGTCGATCGAGCGCAGTCTGAAACGACTTGAAACCGATTTTATCGACCTGGTGCTGGTGCACTCTGACGGTAACGACCTGCATATCCTCAATGACTGCGAGGTCTACCAGACCCTGGCGGCGTTGAAACAGGAAGGCAAGATCCGTGGCTTCGGCTTTTCCGGAAAAACCGTCGAGGGCGGTATGAAGGCTCTGGAACAGGGCGATTGCGCGATGGTCACCTACAATTTGAACGAACAGGCCGAGAAAACCGTCATTGAATATGCGGCGGCCCACGGCAAGGGCATCCTGGTGAAAAAGGCCTTGGCCAGCGGCCACGTTTGCCTGGAGCCGGGAATGGATCCAATTCGTGCCAGTTTCATGTTGTTGTTTGCGCAAACGGGCGTCGCCAGTGCTATTGTCGGGACCATTAACCCGCTGCACCTGGCCCATAACGTGGCGACCGCTGCCCAGGTCATTCGTCAACTCTGA
- a CDS encoding NAD(P)/FAD-dependent oxidoreductase produces MPSVISTDVLIVGAGVAGLWLNARLRRQGFSTVVVENATLGGGQSVKSQGIIHGGAKYALHGAITGASEAIADMPRRWREALAGNGELDLRGVRLLSEAHYLWSPGTLAGNLTSFFASKAVRGRVDQVKGDDLPPALQDRRFKGKVYRLAELVIDVPSLIERLAQLAGDGLLAGQHIEPLLEGDTLVGLRVDGREIRAQRIVLSAGAGTADLLTTLGISQPAMQKRPLHMIIAKGPGLKPLYAHCLGGGTKPRITVTTHPAADGNWVWYMGGDIAEADGVARTPQEQIATAQKELAQLLPWIDMSQTQWATLRVDRAEPLQSGLTRPDNAFVAEQDRLLVGWPTKLALAPDFADRVINSLERDGIRPSTTEPLPDLPKPAIGAPAWEQLLP; encoded by the coding sequence ATGCCATCCGTTATTTCCACCGACGTTCTGATAGTCGGCGCCGGGGTTGCCGGCCTCTGGCTGAATGCGCGCCTGCGCCGCCAGGGGTTTTCCACGGTGGTGGTGGAAAACGCCACCTTGGGTGGCGGGCAAAGCGTGAAGTCCCAGGGGATCATTCACGGCGGTGCGAAATACGCCCTGCATGGCGCGATCACCGGCGCCTCTGAAGCCATTGCCGATATGCCGCGCCGCTGGCGCGAAGCACTGGCGGGTAACGGCGAGCTGGACCTGCGCGGCGTGCGCCTGTTGTCTGAGGCGCATTACCTGTGGTCCCCCGGCACGCTTGCCGGCAACCTCACCAGTTTCTTCGCCAGCAAGGCGGTGCGTGGCCGTGTCGACCAAGTCAAAGGCGACGATTTGCCGCCGGCGCTGCAAGACCGCCGCTTCAAGGGCAAGGTCTATCGCCTGGCGGAGCTGGTCATCGATGTACCGAGCCTGATCGAACGACTGGCCCAACTGGCTGGCGATGGTTTGCTCGCCGGCCAGCACATAGAACCTTTGTTGGAGGGCGACACGCTGGTGGGCTTGAGGGTGGACGGTCGCGAGATCCGCGCCCAGCGCATCGTGTTGAGTGCCGGCGCCGGTACGGCGGATCTGCTGACCACGCTGGGTATCAGCCAGCCAGCCATGCAAAAACGCCCCTTGCACATGATCATCGCCAAGGGCCCCGGCCTCAAGCCGCTGTATGCCCACTGCCTGGGCGGCGGCACCAAGCCACGCATCACCGTCACCACTCACCCGGCCGCCGATGGCAACTGGGTGTGGTACATGGGCGGCGATATTGCCGAAGCCGATGGTGTGGCGCGCACGCCGCAGGAACAGATCGCCACGGCGCAAAAAGAGCTGGCGCAATTGCTGCCGTGGATCGACATGAGCCAGACCCAGTGGGCCACCCTGCGCGTCGACCGTGCCGAGCCCCTGCAATCGGGCCTGACCCGCCCCGACAATGCCTTTGTCGCCGAGCAAGACCGCCTGCTGGTGGGCTGGCCGACCAAGCTGGCGCTGGCGCCGGACTTCGCCGATCGAGTGATCAATAGCCTGGAACGTGACGGTATCCGCCCAAGCACCACCGAACCTCTACCCGACCTGCCAAAACCCGCCATTGGCGCACCTGCCTGGGAGCAACTGTTGCCATGA
- a CDS encoding DMT family transporter, translated as MNAAYYYLAIAICSEVIATVSMKAIKGWSTPIPLLLVIVGYGVAFWMLTLVVRTVPVGVAYAVWAGMGIVMVSIAALFIYGQKLDIPAMLGMGLIVLGVVVIQLFSKTAGH; from the coding sequence ATGAATGCCGCCTACTACTACCTGGCTATCGCCATCTGCTCGGAAGTGATCGCCACCGTTTCCATGAAAGCCATCAAGGGCTGGAGCACGCCCATCCCCCTGCTGCTGGTGATCGTCGGCTACGGCGTGGCGTTCTGGATGCTGACGCTGGTGGTGCGCACCGTACCGGTGGGCGTGGCCTACGCGGTGTGGGCTGGAATGGGCATTGTGATGGTCAGCATCGCGGCGTTGTTTATCTACGGGCAGAAGCTGGATATTCCGGCGATGCTGGGGATGGGCCTGATTGTGCTGGGCGTGGTGGTGATTCAGCTGTTCTCGAAAACCGCCGGGCACTGA